A region of Silurus meridionalis isolate SWU-2019-XX chromosome 15, ASM1480568v1, whole genome shotgun sequence DNA encodes the following proteins:
- the LOC124398237 gene encoding V-set and immunoglobulin domain-containing protein 10-like 2, translating to MSYWLISTGLEIATPGQVVYKENRISKVVEHEVTLECGPTLPDVYIWSFTKPGTERIQAIVYNFGKGPKLQQLAQDLSDLNIISNSASLFTRKLLLASEGLYTCQALYDSTEGARLFYYYVYLRVLVPVSNPRVRLSNSSAIEESSFGMHCDLENGTEPIQYVWEQENRSGQVSILAHSNSSLITINSVNRNHTGWLRCLARNEVNQQYSERIWLDVLYGPDMPQINASIFSVTEGGYSVLEQGTVSFMCQATSKPLSQYVWFYNNSEIHSGPQLTITNILRVHAGNYTCLAQNTYINNNAQKTISLTVYYPPDGVPSCLIFTKNNYTDLALLCSWEGGNPSATLNWRPYMNGRNSTGIAYITQIQPGPEVANNSVFTCHGSHVALNSTRTCSTRTWLPYGEPQCSANSSLYNDYLILTCSWEGGVPQALVWWASSSEDMQSSPKDNSNILVLRSSSTYSGNTFVCHAKHPLIKESMKCVVILEKPVLIPQQSVVSVFEGNDIQLTCMLSKTYPPVTKFMWYNNLRQNVGNKPNKYIVQQAETWSTLTVRETDSKVDSGQYWCSASNALGGREISILLLVMRYPTPPNVTISKIIYSGRQRTDVNMEWFVQAYGDITGFFIERQKLNAPVEKSDTVAVWQKVTENLEPSTRSYQITNLDPNAKYAFRVIPINRRTIGYPSELHSPVSTPVSKPYILLNDPSPVEGVSVWMHCSLKDGTDPIQYTWEQEIRSGLVTILAESNSSLINITSVTRNHTGWFKCLARNEVNQQHSDRIWLDVIFGPDVPQIDVRPYLVTDQGYSALEKDTVSLLCQASSNPPSQYVWFYNNSQIYSGPQLNITKILRIHTGYYACLAQNTYLNTLSKKTTTLTVYYPPDGNPSCSILPMNNYTDLALSCSWKGGYPLPTLNWGPYVNGDNREGIASITQIQPGSETANNSVFICYGSHVALNVVQTCITRTWLPNGEPKCSAYATRNNEYLMLSCSWEGGVPRALLWWASSSGDMQGTSEENSNILVLRSSATNSGKAFICHAKHPLVKDSKQCVLKLEAPVLMTQRSVVSVYEGNDVQLTCILSKNYPAITEFTWYNNLKQNVGETPKKYILEQAATWFNLTVKETDSKLDSGQYWCSAANAVGGAEIPVLLLVMRYPSPPNVTISKITYSSQQKTDVILEWLIQRNGDLTGFFIECQKLQVGKGDASPVWQKVVVDLDPSIRNCQITNLDPNGKYAFRVTAVNHRTTGHPSEIKSPANPPFKAYPAVVGAAIGGMLLATLSTFLLFIFVLRNRHNSPRLHDMIFGRHNSQSRENINFPEDDIVGGAIDEGGETKSGPALSQPRSAAMPSTTSPDNN from the exons ATGTCCTATTGGTTAATATCTACAGGCTTGGAGATCGCAACACCTGGCCAAGTGGTGTACAAAGAAAACCGAATCAGTAAAGTGGTGGAACATGAGGTTACATTGGAATGTGGCCCAACCCTCCCTGATGTCTACATCTGGAGCTTTACCAAACCAGGCACCGAGAGGATTCAAGCCATTGTGTATAACTTTGGCAAGGGTCCAAAGCTGCAACAGCTGGCTCAGGACTTGAGTGACCTGAACATCATCAGTAATAGTGCCTCTTTGTTTACAAGGAAACTACTTCTAGCTTCAGAGGGCTTGTACACCTGCCAAGCTTTGTATGACAGTACAGAGGGAGCAAGGCTTTTCTACTACTATGTCTATCTGCGGGTTTTGG TCCCTGTGTCCAATCCCCGTGTTCGGTTGAGTAACTCCTCAGCAATTGAAGAATCTTCATTTGGGATGCACTGTGATTTGGAGAATGGCACCGAACCCATTCAGTATGTTTGGGAGCAGGAGAATCGCAGTGGGCAAGTCAGCATTCTGGCCCATAGCAACAGCAGCCTGATCACCATCAACTCTGTTAACCGCAACCACACCGGATGGTTGAGGTGCCTGGCCAGGAATGAGGTCAATCAGCAGTACAGTGAGCGGATCTGGCTGGATGTCTTAT ATGGTCCTGACATGCCACAGATCAACGCTTCCATCTTCTCAGTAACAGAGGGGGGCTATTCAGTACTGGAACAAGGAACCGTATCCTTCATGTGTCAAGCCACTTCTAAACCTCTTAGCCAATATGTCTGGTTTTACAACAACTCAGAAATCCACTCTGGACCACAGCTTACAATCACCAACATCCTGCGTGTGCATGCAGGAAACTACACCTGTCTTGCCCAGAACACTTATATCAACAACAATGCACAGAAAACCATCAGTCTCACTGTCTACT ATCCACCAGATGGTGTTCCTTCATGTTTgattttcacaaaaaacaacTACACCGACCTGGCACTTTTATGTTCCTGGGAAGGAGGTAACCCTTCAGCTACCCTCAACTGGCGTCCATATATGAATGGACGGAATTCAACGGGTATCGCTTACATCACACAGATTCAGCCAGGACCTGAGGTAGCTAACAACTCTGTATTCACCTGCCATGGCTCACATGTTGCACTAAACAGCACCCGAACATGCAGCACAAGGACAT GGCTGCCCTATGGAGAACCTCAGTGCTCTGCCAATTCCAGCCTTTATAATGACTACCTGATTTTGACCTGCTCCTGGGAGGGTGGTGTCCCTCAAGCCTTGGTGTGGTGGGCTTCCAGTTCAGAAGACATGCAGAGTTCGCCAAAGGACAATTCCAACATCCTGGTCCTGCGCTCAAGTTCCACGTACAGCGGCAACACGTTTGTGTGTCATGCCAAACATCCACTTATTAAAGAAAGCATGAAATGTGTGGTAATACTAG AGAAGCCAGTCTTGATACCTCAGCAGAGTGTGGTTTCAGTATTTGAAGGCAATGATATTCAGCTCACCTGCATGTTAAGTAAAACTTACCCTCCAGTCACAAAGTTCATGTGGTACAACAACTTAAGGCAAAATGTGGGAAACAAACCTAATAAGTATATTGTTCAGCAAGCTGAAACCTGGTCCACCCTGACTGTGCGTGAGACAGACAGCAAGGTGGACAGTGGGCAGTACTGGTGCTCTGCTTCCAATGCTCTTGGAGGAAGGGagatttccattttattgctaGTGATGA GATACCCAACCCCACCGAATGTGACTATCagtaaaattatatacagtgggCGACAGAGAACAGATGTCAACATGGAGTGGTTTGTTCAGGCATATGGTGACATCACTGGTTTCTTCATTGAACGTCAAAAGCTCAATGCCCCTGTTGAGAAGAGTGACACTGTAGCTGTCTGGCAGAAAGTCACTGAAAATCTGGAACCCAGCACCCGCAGCTACCAGATAACCAATCTGGACCCCAATGCTAAGTATGCATTCCGTGTCATACCTATCAATCGGCGTACAATTGGATATCCTTCTGAGCTTCATAGCCCAG tgtcAACACCTGTGTCCAAACCCTATATTCTGCTGAATGACCCATCACCAGTCGAAGGAGTGTCAGTGTGGATGCACTGTAGTCTGAAAGATGGAACTGACCCTATACAGTACACCTGGGAACAGGAGATCCGCAGTGGGCTGGTTACCATATTGGCTGAGAGCAACAGCAGTTTAATTAACATCACTTCAGTGACCCGCAATCACACAGGCTGGTTCAAGTGCCTAGCCAGGAACGAGGTTAATCAGCAGCATAGTGACCGAATCTGGTTAGACGTTATAT TTGGTCCAGACGTGCCACAGATTGATGTAAGGCCCTATTTAGTAACGGATCAAGGATACTCAGCTTTGGAGAAAGACACTGTTTCTCTTCTATGTCAAGCCTCCTCTAACCCTCCCAGTCAATATGTCTGGTTCTACAACAACTCCCAGATATACAGTGGACCACAGCTCAACATCACCAAGATCCTGCGCATACACACAGGCTACTATGCCTGTCTCGCTCAGAACACTTACTTGAACACACTCTCCAAGAAAACCACCACTCTCACCGTCTACT ATCCACCAGACGGCAATCCGTCTTGTTCTATTCTCCCAATGAACAACTACACTGACCTGGCTCTGTCCTGCTCCTGGAAGGGAGGTTATCCTTTACCCACCCTAAACTGGGGCCCATATGTGAATGGAGACAACAGAGAGGGTATTGCTAGCATCACTCAGATTCAGCCAGGCTCTGAGACGGCTAACAACTCTGTATTCATCTGCTATGGTTCTCATGTTGCACTGAATGTTGTACAAACCTGTATCACTAGAACTT GGTTGCCAAATGGAGAACCTAAGTGTTCTGCATATGCTACACGTAATAACGAGTACCTGATGCTGTCCTGCTCTTGGGAGGGTGGTGTCCCTAGGGCTCTGCTGTGGTGGGCTTCTAGTTCAGGGGACATGCAGGGCACATCTGAGGAGAACTCGAACATCCTGGTCCTGCGCTCCAGCGCCACCAACAGTGGCAAAGCATTTATTTGTCATGCCAAGCATCCACTGGTTAAAGACAGCAAGCAGTGTGTGTTAAAATTAG AGGCACCAGTGTTGATGACTCAGCGCAGTGTGGTTTCAGTGTATGAGGGCAATGATGTCCAGCTGACTTGTATTCTGAGTAAAAATTACCCAGCAATAACTGAGTTCACATGGTACAATAACTTAAAGCAGAACGTTGGTGAGACACCCAAGAAATACATCCTTGAGCAAGCTGCCACCTGGTTTAACCTGACTGTGAAGGAAACAGACAGTAAGCTGGATAGTGGACAGTACTGGTGCTCAGCTGCTAATGCTGTTGGTGGGGCAGAGATTCCTGTTTTGCTCCTAGTAATGA GATACCCAAGTCCTCCAAATGTGACCATTAGTAAGATCACATATAGCAGCCAGCAGAAGACAGATGTCATATTGGAGTGGTTGATCCAGAGAAATGGAGACCTCACTGGGTTTTTCATCGAGTGTCAGAAGCTCCAGGTAGGAAAGGGTGATGCTTCTCCAGTTTGGCAGAAAGTGGTAGTAGATCTGGATCCAAGCATTAGGAATTGCCAAATCACAAACCTGGATCCTAATGGAAAATATGCATTTCGTGTGACTGCTGTCAATCACCGAACCACTGGACATCCATCAGAGATCAAGAGCCCAG CAAACCCACCATTTAAAGCTTATCCTGCTGTTGTTGGAGCAGCCATTGGAGGGATGCTTCTGGCAACATTATCTACATTCTTGCTCTTCATTTTTGTGCTGCGAAATCGCCACAACAGTCCTC GTCTTCATGACATGATATTTGGCAG acaTAACAGCCAGTCCAGAGAAAATATCAACTTCCCAGAGGATGACATTGTTGGAGGAGCAATAGACGAGGGAGGAGAAACAAAGTCAG GACCAGCACTATCCCAGCCGAGATCTGCTGCAATGCCCTCAACCACCTCCCCTGACAACAACTAA